From a single Pelodiscus sinensis isolate JC-2024 chromosome 4, ASM4963464v1, whole genome shotgun sequence genomic region:
- the FJX1 gene encoding four-jointed box protein 1 has product MRRPGRAGLGSLAALWLLALGSLLGLWTGLLQREQEAAPEQERRFPAGTAARSLPPEQRGWGRGEPAPERRSLGQGESRGAQKTFRALLTLPAGGDRGEPGAGQEPLAGGLGPSSQPEPRQGQDLEPGSRERPAQEALADPASPVQGGIFWSRALEQQVPPGFGPEQAASWLETARAARIASLERGGCGRSSNRLALLSDGSRACVRYGINPEQIQGEALSYQLAGLLGIQQRLPPMTLALVEARGRQWGQVRDEVRGSHWAEGAVVSLTQWVDNLTDVVAPAPWRSEAGSGRRLQPLAAGELSGLTQAQLVELVQWTDLILFDYLTANFDRLVSNLFSLQWDPRVMHRATSNLHRAPNGGLVFIDNEAGLVHGYRLLSMWDKYNEPLLRSVCIFREATAQRVWELHRLQNAASELLRLYRTHEPLSGRLGFLSEQQAQLLQGRIDFVHKHILHCKAMATSL; this is encoded by the coding sequence atgaggcggccgggccgggccgggctgggctcgcTGGCCGCGCTCTGGCTCCTGGCGCTGGGCTCGCTGCTCGGGCTCTGGACCGGGCTCTTGCAGCGGGAGCAGGAGGCGGCGCCGGAGCAGGAGCGGCGCTTCCCCGCGGGGACGGCGGCCCGGAGCCTGCCCCcggagcagcggggctgggggcgcggAGAGCCGGCTCCCGAGCGCCGCTCGCTGGGGCAGGGCGAGTCCCGCGGCGCCCAGAAAACTTTCCGAGCGCTGCTCACGTTGCCGGCCGGCGGGGACAGGGGCgagcccggggcggggcaggagccgcTCGCGGGGGGGCTCGGACCGAGCTCGCAGCCGGAGCCCCGGCAGGGGCAGGATTTGGAGCCTGGCTCTAGGGAGCGGCCGGCCCAGGAGGCTCTCGCGGACCCCGCCTCCCCGGTGCAAGGCGGCATCTTCTGGAGCCGGGCGCTGGAGCAGCAGGTCCCCCCGGGCTTCGGCCCGGAGCAGGCGGCCTCGTGGCTGGAGACTGCCCGGGCGGCTCGCATCGCctccctggagcggggcggctgcGGCCGAAGCTCCAACCGGCTGGCTCTGCTGTCCGATGGGAGCCGCGCCTGCGTCCGCTACGGCATCAACCCGGAGCAGATCCAGGGCGAGGCGCTCTCCTACCAGCTGGCCGGGCTGCTGGGCATCCAGCAGCGCCTGCCGCCCATGACCCTGGCCCTGGTGGAAGCCCGCggcaggcagtgggggcaggtgcgGGACGAGGTGCGGGGCTCGCACTGGGCCGAGGGAGCGGTGGTCAGCCTCACCCAGTGGGTGGACAACTTGACTGACGTGGTGGCTCCCGCCCCCTGGAGATCCGAGGCGGGGTCGGGCAGGAGactgcagcccctggctgccgGGGAGTTGAGCGGCCTcacccaggcccagctggtggagCTGGTGCAATGGACCGACCTGATCCTCTTTGACTATCTGACGGCCAACTTCGACCGCCTGGTCAGCAACCTCTTCAGCCTGCAGTGGGACCCCAGGGTGATGCACCGGGCCACCAGCAACCTGCACCGGGCACCCAACGGGGGTCTCGTCTTCATAGATAACGAGGCAGGCCTGGTGCATGGCTACAGACTCCTCTCCATGTGGGACAAGTACAATGAGCCCTTGCTGCGCTCCGTGTGCATCTTCCGGGAGGCTACTGCCCAGCGGGTGTGGGAGCTGCACCGCCTGCAGAACGCAGCCTCAGAGCTGCTGAGACTCTACCGGACTCATGAGCCCCTCTCAGGCCGGCTGGGCTTCCTGTcggagcagcaggcccagctgctgcagggcaggaTAGACTTTGTCCATAAGCACATTTTGCACTGCAAAGCCATGGCCACTTCACTGTGA